A stretch of Caballeronia sp. SL2Y3 DNA encodes these proteins:
- a CDS encoding sulfite exporter TauE/SafE family protein encodes MEPLIVVTGAGFLAGAMNALAGGGSFVSLPALIAAGLPPVQANASSTVALFPGGVVSAWAYRDGLSPVGPVSLRAMLFITVIGGLIGAALLLRTSSSTFSFLLPWLMLCASLALAFGRTLGEALRRRWRIGAPSVLAIQLALGVYGGYFGGAVGIMMMAVWGLLDARDLKSLNAPRTLLVSAANSVAVVTFALAHAVRWPETGAMLVAAIAGGYSGAQLGRRAPPGAIRAGTLLLSAGITIAFFVRTYGPMLPHR; translated from the coding sequence ATGGAACCTCTTATCGTTGTGACAGGCGCGGGTTTCCTCGCGGGCGCGATGAACGCGCTCGCGGGCGGCGGCTCGTTCGTGAGCCTGCCCGCGCTCATTGCAGCGGGTTTGCCCCCGGTTCAGGCGAACGCTTCGTCGACCGTGGCGCTCTTTCCCGGCGGCGTGGTCAGCGCGTGGGCGTACCGCGACGGCTTGAGTCCGGTCGGCCCGGTGTCGCTGCGCGCGATGCTCTTCATCACCGTGATCGGCGGGTTGATCGGCGCGGCGCTGTTGCTGCGCACGTCGTCATCCACGTTCTCGTTCCTGTTGCCGTGGCTCATGCTCTGCGCGAGTCTCGCGCTCGCATTCGGCCGCACGCTGGGCGAAGCCTTGCGGCGACGGTGGCGCATCGGCGCGCCGTCGGTCCTCGCGATTCAGCTGGCGCTCGGCGTCTATGGCGGCTACTTCGGCGGGGCGGTCGGCATCATGATGATGGCCGTCTGGGGCTTGCTCGACGCGCGCGATCTCAAGAGCCTGAACGCGCCGCGTACGTTGCTCGTCAGCGCAGCGAACTCGGTCGCGGTGGTGACGTTCGCGCTGGCGCATGCGGTACGCTGGCCCGAGACCGGCGCGATGCTCGTCGCGGCCATCGCGGGCGGATACAGCGGCGCGCAGTTGGGACGCCGCGCGCCGCCTGGCGCGATCCGGGCCGGCACGCTGCTTCTGAGCGCAGGCATCACCATCGCGTTCTTCGTGCGAACGTATGGGCCGATGCTTCCGCATCGATGA
- a CDS encoding methyl-accepting chemotaxis protein — protein sequence MLFQRLARMNAGTKFAVLACTLAAIVVASFTLAVTRSAGEQVDAHALARVESDNRSIVTMIRLYDTAVSAEVARFMTMFSHRLPNDFALDGTQTVDVAGAATPRLSAGDKPLNGDFSIPDAFLEESGAISTIFARTGDDFVRVTTSLKKQDGSRAVGTMLDRKGPAYGPVLAGKSYIGMAALFGKQYITEYKPVKDAAGRVIGALFVGVDVTAEMAALQNDIRKLTVGESGYHFVVDASNGPNRGKLLVHPGNEGQAADERVAPFAHMLDTREGLLAFDGADIAGADAHVHGGAKEIVFTTVPEWNWMIGGIAYRDELLAGIHASRNRFLLLGLVVIAALVGALLYAVSKLVGAPIDEVTRASERIAAGDLTVRIDTARQDDIGRLMRAIDGVSQGLAGIVAQVRSASADMTDGTARIASGSSDIAMRIATQASSVEETAASMEQITSTVQQNAANTEQAGTLVASASDAARAGGEAVARVVETMSEIDASARRIADITATIEGIAFQTNILALNAAVEAARAGEHGKGFAVVASEVRALAQRSAGAVKEIDALISESANKVSHGFKIAEEASGTMRGIVDHVARVNAIVGEIGVASREQACGIEQVNMAVMQIGEATQQNASLVGEAEHSTAELRDQAERLAHAVSMFRV from the coding sequence ATGCTCTTTCAACGTCTCGCCCGCATGAATGCCGGGACAAAGTTCGCGGTTCTCGCATGCACGCTCGCCGCCATCGTCGTCGCCTCTTTCACGCTTGCCGTCACGCGCTCCGCGGGCGAGCAAGTCGACGCTCATGCGCTCGCCCGCGTGGAAAGCGACAATCGTTCGATAGTGACGATGATCCGTCTGTACGACACGGCAGTGAGCGCCGAAGTCGCGCGCTTCATGACCATGTTCTCGCATCGCCTGCCTAACGATTTCGCACTCGACGGCACGCAAACCGTCGATGTCGCCGGGGCAGCGACGCCTCGCCTCAGCGCGGGCGATAAGCCCCTGAACGGCGACTTTTCCATTCCGGATGCGTTTCTGGAAGAAAGCGGCGCGATCTCGACCATCTTCGCGCGCACCGGGGACGACTTCGTGCGCGTCACCACGTCGCTCAAAAAGCAGGACGGGTCGCGTGCCGTGGGCACGATGCTCGACCGCAAAGGCCCCGCGTACGGTCCGGTGCTCGCAGGGAAAAGCTATATCGGCATGGCTGCGCTCTTCGGCAAGCAATACATCACCGAATACAAGCCCGTGAAAGATGCCGCAGGCCGCGTGATCGGCGCGCTGTTCGTGGGCGTCGACGTGACGGCGGAAATGGCCGCGCTTCAGAACGACATCCGCAAGTTGACGGTTGGCGAGAGCGGCTATCACTTCGTCGTCGATGCGTCGAACGGGCCGAACCGCGGCAAGCTGCTCGTGCATCCCGGCAACGAGGGGCAGGCGGCGGACGAGCGCGTTGCACCGTTCGCGCACATGCTCGATACGCGCGAAGGCCTGCTCGCGTTCGATGGCGCCGACATCGCCGGCGCCGACGCGCATGTCCACGGCGGCGCAAAGGAGATCGTCTTTACAACGGTGCCCGAATGGAACTGGATGATCGGCGGCATCGCATATCGCGATGAATTGCTCGCCGGCATTCACGCAAGCCGCAATCGCTTCCTTTTGCTCGGCCTCGTCGTCATCGCCGCGCTCGTCGGCGCGCTGCTGTATGCCGTCTCCAAGCTCGTTGGCGCTCCTATCGACGAAGTGACGCGCGCCTCCGAACGCATCGCGGCGGGCGATCTGACCGTGCGCATCGACACGGCGCGCCAGGACGACATCGGGCGTCTGATGCGCGCGATCGACGGCGTCTCGCAAGGGCTCGCCGGCATCGTCGCGCAGGTGCGAAGCGCATCCGCCGATATGACGGACGGCACCGCGCGCATCGCGTCCGGCAGCAGCGACATCGCCATGCGTATCGCGACGCAGGCATCGAGCGTCGAGGAGACCGCGGCGAGCATGGAACAGATCACATCGACCGTTCAGCAAAACGCAGCGAACACCGAGCAAGCGGGCACGCTGGTGGCATCGGCATCGGACGCGGCACGCGCGGGCGGCGAAGCCGTGGCGCGCGTCGTCGAGACGATGAGCGAGATCGACGCATCCGCTCGGCGCATCGCTGACATCACCGCGACGATCGAGGGCATCGCATTCCAGACGAATATCCTCGCGCTCAACGCGGCCGTCGAGGCGGCGCGTGCCGGCGAACATGGAAAGGGTTTCGCGGTCGTCGCATCGGAAGTGCGGGCGCTCGCCCAGCGCAGTGCTGGCGCGGTCAAGGAAATCGATGCGTTGATCTCGGAGTCCGCGAACAAGGTGTCGCACGGCTTCAAGATAGCGGAGGAAGCAAGCGGCACCATGCGCGGCATTGTCGATCACGTCGCGCGCGTGAACGCAATCGTCGGCGAGATCGGTGTCGCCTCACGCGAGCAGGCTTGCGGCATCGAGCAGGTGAACATGGCCGTGATGCAGATCGGCGAAGCGACGCAGCAGAACGCGTCGCTCGTTGGCGAAGCAGAACATTCGACCGCCGAGCTGCGCGATCAGGCCGAGCGGCTGGCACACGCAGTCAGCATGTTTCGCGTGTGA
- a CDS encoding LysR family transcriptional regulator, whose translation MRFDLTDMRLFLTVLERGSITAGAQAMHLALASASERIAGTEAALGAPLLERNRRGVHATAAGEAFVRHARMILAQVEQMKGELRHYATGLKGRIKLLSNTAALAAFLPMQLARFLAAHPDLSIDLDERPSVDIVQALAEGRADLGIVADITDLASLQTHVIAQDQLVVVAHRTHRVAQQSAASFADIVSEAYVGLADAALEMHLAERASRLGKQLDYRIHMRSLDNVGMLVEAGIGIAILSDVSAQALRRPGLAIVPLSEPWAARRLLLCARAFDALTPHASLLAHQLIEAAA comes from the coding sequence ATGCGCTTCGATCTCACCGACATGCGGCTTTTTCTGACCGTGCTGGAGCGCGGCAGCATCACGGCGGGCGCGCAGGCCATGCATCTTGCGCTGGCATCGGCGAGTGAACGCATCGCGGGCACGGAAGCGGCGCTCGGCGCACCGCTTCTCGAACGCAATCGCCGGGGCGTACACGCGACCGCCGCGGGCGAAGCGTTCGTGCGGCATGCACGCATGATTCTGGCTCAGGTCGAACAGATGAAGGGCGAGCTGCGTCATTACGCGACCGGTCTGAAAGGCCGCATCAAACTGCTGTCCAATACGGCTGCCCTCGCCGCCTTCTTGCCGATGCAACTCGCGCGCTTTCTCGCGGCGCATCCCGATCTTTCGATCGATCTGGACGAACGGCCGAGTGTCGATATCGTGCAGGCACTCGCCGAAGGCCGCGCGGACCTGGGCATCGTGGCCGATATCACCGACCTTGCCAGCCTGCAAACGCATGTGATCGCGCAGGATCAGCTTGTCGTGGTCGCGCACCGCACGCACCGCGTGGCGCAGCAATCCGCCGCTTCGTTCGCGGATATCGTGAGCGAAGCGTACGTCGGACTCGCGGATGCCGCGCTGGAGATGCACTTGGCCGAACGCGCGTCGCGGCTCGGCAAGCAACTGGACTACCGCATTCACATGCGCAGTCTCGACAACGTGGGCATGCTGGTCGAAGCGGGCATCGGAATCGCCATTCTTTCGGATGTGTCGGCGCAGGCGCTGCGGCGGCCCGGTCTCGCGATCGTGCCGCTATCGGAGCCGTGGGCCGCGCGCCGCCTGCTGCTTTGCGCCCGCGCTTTCGATGCGCTGACGCCTCATGCGAGTCTGCTCGCGCATCAACTGATCGAGGCTGCGGCCTAG
- a CDS encoding SMP-30/gluconolactonase/LRE family protein, which yields MSGAPRVERLEAAGRATVGECPVWHAKDSALYFVDIPDRRIVQLQVDSGRRADWTLPEQIACFAFNAAGAIVAGMESGLHALTLENAGEARVTRLAAPHFDAPGMRFNDGRCDRQGRFWAGTMVQDMSLASPAGALYRYGADGVLSEPVVEGLITQNGLAFSPDGATMYLSDSHPTRRLIWAFDYDVATGTPHHRRVFADLHHHAGRPDGAAVDADGCYWTCANDAGRLLRFTPEGKLDRSIALPAVKPAMCAFGGRDLSTLYVTSIRPAVNATDDDGCVFALRPGVQGLPEPEYAGMLPVA from the coding sequence ATGAGCGGTGCGCCGCGCGTCGAGCGGCTGGAGGCGGCCGGGCGCGCGACGGTCGGGGAGTGTCCTGTCTGGCATGCAAAAGACAGCGCGTTGTATTTTGTAGACATCCCCGACCGGCGCATCGTGCAGCTGCAGGTCGATAGCGGGCGGCGCGCCGACTGGACGCTTCCCGAGCAGATTGCGTGTTTTGCATTCAATGCCGCGGGCGCGATCGTCGCCGGCATGGAAAGCGGGCTGCACGCGTTGACGCTGGAGAATGCAGGGGAAGCGCGGGTTACCCGGCTTGCTGCGCCCCATTTCGACGCGCCCGGCATGCGCTTCAACGATGGGCGCTGCGACCGGCAAGGGCGTTTCTGGGCGGGCACGATGGTGCAGGATATGTCGCTTGCCAGCCCGGCGGGCGCGCTGTATCGCTATGGCGCAGACGGCGTGCTGTCCGAGCCGGTCGTCGAGGGTCTCATCACGCAGAACGGGCTCGCGTTTTCGCCGGACGGCGCGACGATGTACCTGTCCGACTCGCACCCGACGCGGCGCCTGATCTGGGCCTTCGATTACGACGTGGCGACAGGCACGCCGCATCATCGCCGCGTGTTCGCCGATCTGCACCACCATGCGGGGCGTCCGGACGGCGCCGCTGTTGATGCGGACGGCTGTTACTGGACTTGCGCCAACGATGCGGGCCGCCTGCTGCGCTTCACCCCGGAGGGCAAGCTCGACCGATCGATCGCCTTGCCCGCTGTCAAGCCGGCGATGTGCGCGTTCGGCGGGCGCGATCTCTCGACGCTCTACGTGACGTCGATTCGTCCCGCCGTCAACGCGACCGACGACGACGGCTGCGTCTTCGCTTTGCGCCCCGGTGTGCAAGGATTACCGGAACCGGAGTACGCCGGTATGTTACCGGTCGCATAA
- a CDS encoding glycosyltransferase, with protein sequence MSGGMPRRGVRCDRPQDSSGERGVSRHGVAIAAPLPSTRFRRSVPMSFERDPVSDTSPLLTIVVAAYNVEGYIEEALESLLSQPHIDAMRIIVVDDGSHDETNSAVQLMIERDGGAHIQLVRQENAGVSAARNLGLAAVTTPYVGFLDGDDIYLKGFTEAIMPRLAEGKYDMIEYNVSIIDDEGRQLDELVLVSEAEGGDHPVDRHARLHFADTFHTFVWARVYRTELFKTTQFPVGRHYEDMALMPSLYLLANRIYRIAEPLIGYRRRFGSITQKATLHDMRDLQVNGVEALARCDGGEMDDFWLAVFDKVFQRACHVCARVDRASFREASEILSDMAADHRNTRARLAERNGRTVVELKPFDLNVRTDRSIHFLKSLVKKVLRRSLDRHQRERRPLRRERLGMTERSRV encoded by the coding sequence TTGTCGGGCGGCATGCCACGCCGAGGTGTGCGATGCGATCGACCACAAGATTCGTCCGGGGAGCGCGGCGTTTCGCGCCACGGCGTCGCCATCGCGGCGCCGCTTCCTTCAACCCGATTTAGACGGAGCGTCCCTATGTCTTTCGAGCGTGACCCTGTGTCAGACACAAGTCCGCTGCTCACCATCGTGGTTGCAGCCTATAACGTCGAGGGGTACATCGAAGAAGCGCTCGAGTCGCTACTGAGCCAGCCACACATCGACGCGATGCGCATCATCGTCGTCGACGACGGGTCCCATGACGAGACCAATTCCGCAGTCCAACTGATGATCGAACGCGACGGCGGCGCGCATATTCAACTCGTCCGGCAGGAGAACGCCGGCGTCAGCGCCGCCCGCAATCTGGGTCTTGCCGCGGTGACGACCCCATACGTCGGCTTCCTGGATGGCGACGACATTTACCTGAAAGGATTCACCGAGGCCATCATGCCGCGCCTCGCCGAAGGTAAATACGACATGATCGAGTACAACGTGAGCATCATCGACGACGAGGGGCGCCAGTTGGACGAGCTCGTTCTCGTGAGCGAAGCGGAGGGCGGCGATCATCCGGTGGATCGTCATGCGCGACTGCATTTCGCCGATACGTTCCACACTTTCGTCTGGGCGCGCGTGTATCGCACGGAACTCTTCAAGACCACGCAGTTTCCTGTGGGCCGCCATTACGAAGACATGGCGCTCATGCCGTCCTTGTATCTGCTCGCGAATCGCATCTATCGCATTGCAGAGCCGCTGATCGGCTATCGCAGACGGTTCGGCAGCATCACGCAGAAAGCCACGCTGCACGATATGCGCGATCTGCAGGTGAACGGCGTAGAGGCGCTCGCGCGCTGCGACGGCGGCGAGATGGACGACTTCTGGCTCGCCGTCTTCGATAAAGTCTTTCAGCGCGCCTGCCACGTTTGCGCGCGAGTCGATCGAGCATCGTTTCGCGAGGCTTCGGAAATCCTGTCCGACATGGCCGCCGACCACCGCAACACGCGCGCAAGACTTGCCGAGCGCAACGGACGTACAGTCGTCGAACTCAAGCCTTTCGACCTCAATGTGCGCACCGACCGGTCCATTCACTTTCTGAAGTCGCTCGTGAAGAAGGTGCTGAGGCGCAGCCTCGATCGTCATCAACGGGAGCGGCGGCCGCTCAGGAGAGAGCGGCTGGGCATGACCGAACGCTCACGCGTCTAA
- a CDS encoding response regulator, translating to MSLGHVAHVAYDGHQAMLLAAENRYDTIFIDIGLPDVDGRDLCRRLRAAGPSQLACVVAVTGDDRHRNELHEHFDGYFLKPFTADGFRAVLDAC from the coding sequence GTGTCTCTCGGACACGTTGCGCATGTCGCGTATGACGGTCATCAGGCGATGCTGCTCGCAGCCGAAAACCGCTACGACACGATCTTTATCGACATCGGCTTGCCGGATGTCGATGGCCGCGACCTGTGCCGGCGATTGCGGGCGGCAGGACCGAGCCAGCTTGCATGCGTCGTGGCGGTCACCGGCGACGACCGCCACAGGAACGAACTGCACGAGCATTTCGACGGCTATTTCCTGAAGCCTTTTACCGCCGATGGTTTTCGCGCCGTGCTCGACGCCTGCTGA
- a CDS encoding NAD(P)-dependent oxidoreductase yields MDNTNVTGKPFRRLLLTGAAGNLGRQVRGALAQWADVVRASDIAPLDDAAAHEEVSSVDLADRDAVMRLVEGVDAIVHLGGISVEAPFDDLIEANIRGTYNIYEAARRHGVKRVVFASSNHAIGFHPVTEVLDADAPQRPDSLYGVTKCFGESLSRYYFDRFGIETVCLRIGSSFEEPKNPRMLVTYLSYRDFIELVRCSLFTNRVGHTVVYGASNNPVKWWDNTKAAFLGFNPQDSSAEFNDRFPVTAPTAERDDPAQQFQGGAFVLGEPMERSQ; encoded by the coding sequence ATGGACAACACCAACGTAACGGGGAAACCCTTCAGGCGCCTGCTGCTGACCGGGGCGGCCGGCAATCTCGGCCGTCAGGTGCGCGGCGCGCTTGCACAGTGGGCCGACGTCGTGCGCGCATCCGATATCGCCCCGCTCGACGATGCCGCGGCGCATGAAGAAGTCAGCTCGGTCGATCTCGCGGACCGCGACGCGGTCATGCGCCTGGTGGAAGGCGTGGATGCGATCGTGCATCTTGGCGGCATATCGGTGGAAGCGCCTTTCGACGACCTGATCGAAGCGAACATTCGCGGCACGTACAACATCTATGAGGCGGCGCGCCGTCATGGCGTGAAGCGCGTCGTATTCGCGAGCTCGAATCACGCGATCGGCTTCCATCCGGTGACCGAAGTGCTCGACGCCGACGCGCCGCAGCGCCCCGACAGCCTCTATGGCGTGACGAAGTGCTTCGGCGAGTCGCTTTCGCGTTATTACTTCGACCGCTTCGGCATCGAGACGGTGTGCCTGCGCATCGGCTCTTCGTTCGAAGAACCCAAGAATCCGCGCATGCTGGTCACCTACCTTAGTTACCGGGATTTCATCGAACTGGTGCGCTGTTCGCTGTTCACCAATCGCGTCGGACACACGGTCGTGTATGGCGCATCCAACAATCCGGTGAAGTGGTGGGACAACACGAAGGCGGCTTTCCTCGGGTTCAATCCGCAAGACAGCTCCGCCGAATTCAACGACCGGTTCCCGGTCACCGCGCCGACGGCCGAGCGTGACGATCCCGCGCAGCAGTTTCAGGGCGGCGCGTTCGTTCTCGGCGAGCCGATGGAGCGAAGCCAATGA
- a CDS encoding M48 family metalloprotease, with protein sequence MDKTEQLASRLVAHYAQALSIATPGVRFVETSCGPCYDALFNRIEIDSRTLALPEPALRLVLAHEVAHATQRPALLADFVLTLLGVSLIFAVPCALFASLPDAELWRVSVPGACFALVLFASRRAWRTHADARAARFELDADAKAMRLCGSQTTLDALDSMVAHGYLDATRHRALKHQLIVRREIH encoded by the coding sequence ATGGACAAGACGGAACAACTCGCATCGCGGCTCGTCGCGCATTACGCGCAGGCGTTGAGCATCGCGACGCCTGGTGTCCGGTTCGTGGAGACGTCGTGCGGGCCGTGCTATGACGCCTTGTTCAATCGCATCGAAATCGATTCGCGCACGCTCGCGTTGCCCGAGCCTGCGCTTCGTCTCGTTCTTGCGCACGAAGTCGCGCATGCGACTCAGCGCCCCGCGTTGCTCGCAGACTTCGTGCTGACCCTGCTCGGCGTGAGCTTGATCTTTGCGGTCCCATGCGCCCTGTTCGCGTCGTTGCCGGACGCGGAGCTGTGGCGTGTGTCCGTTCCGGGTGCATGCTTCGCACTCGTTCTGTTCGCGTCACGTAGGGCATGGCGCACACATGCCGACGCGCGGGCGGCGCGATTCGAACTCGACGCGGATGCAAAGGCCATGCGCCTTTGCGGCTCGCAAACGACGCTCGACGCGTTGGACTCGATGGTCGCGCACGGCTATCTCGATGCCACCCGGCATCGCGCGCTGAAGCATCAGCTTATCGTGCGCCGGGAAATTCACTAG
- a CDS encoding LacI family DNA-binding transcriptional regulator, with protein MKKTSPTIRDVAAAAGVSVATVSKYMNGAQRFSAPVEARLKAAIDSLGYRSNPLARSMITGRTRTIGLTILDISNPHFTNVVKGANRIALRHDYTLLLVDIDESQARERPLIEALAQRVDGLIVSSRLSDEDARWMLDLDKPVVLLRNAEALPIPSVGIDNRLASHMLARHLLNLGHRHIAYLGFGQARINDERIRGVRECLQDAGLELDVYDAHAPTSLAGEHACSRVMLGPKRPQAVICYNDLIALGFMKEAATLGIRVPQDVSVTGIDNVPYGAYAAPGLTTVDIQSEKMGELAMQKLIDALAGHPDPGNSMFEPRLIVRESTAPAAAMTTE; from the coding sequence ATGAAGAAGACCTCTCCGACCATTCGCGATGTTGCCGCCGCAGCGGGCGTGTCGGTCGCGACGGTATCCAAATACATGAATGGCGCGCAGCGGTTTTCCGCGCCCGTGGAAGCGCGGCTCAAAGCCGCAATCGACTCGCTCGGCTACAGGTCCAACCCGCTCGCGCGCTCGATGATCACGGGTCGCACGCGCACCATCGGTCTGACGATCCTCGACATCAGCAATCCGCACTTCACTAACGTGGTCAAAGGCGCGAATCGCATTGCGCTGAGACACGACTACACGCTGCTGCTCGTCGATATCGACGAAAGTCAGGCGCGCGAGCGTCCGCTCATCGAGGCGTTGGCGCAGCGCGTGGATGGCCTGATCGTCAGCTCGCGCCTCTCCGACGAAGACGCGCGCTGGATGCTCGATCTCGACAAGCCGGTCGTGCTTCTGCGCAATGCCGAGGCCCTGCCCATTCCGAGCGTCGGAATCGACAACCGCCTCGCCTCGCACATGCTCGCGCGGCATCTGCTGAATCTCGGGCATCGGCATATTGCATACCTTGGCTTCGGTCAGGCGCGCATCAACGATGAACGGATTCGCGGCGTGCGCGAATGTCTTCAAGATGCAGGGCTCGAACTCGACGTATATGATGCGCATGCTCCGACCTCGCTTGCCGGCGAACATGCGTGCTCGCGCGTCATGCTCGGACCGAAGCGTCCCCAAGCGGTGATCTGCTACAACGACCTGATCGCGCTCGGCTTCATGAAGGAAGCCGCGACGCTCGGCATTCGCGTGCCTCAGGACGTCTCTGTCACGGGCATCGACAACGTGCCCTACGGCGCATACGCCGCGCCCGGACTCACCACCGTCGATATACAGAGCGAGAAGATGGGCGAACTCGCGATGCAGAAGCTGATCGACGCGCTCGCCGGCCATCCGGACCCCGGCAATTCCATGTTCGAGCCGCGCTTGATCGTGCGTGAATCGACGGCTCCGGCCGCGGCCATGACGACCGAGTGA
- a CDS encoding MFS transporter, which yields MQTAVVGLARTASRYRWTVCALLFFATVINYMDRQILGLLAPLLQHDIGWTQIQYGRIVIAFSAFYAVGLLCFGRIVDWLGTRLSYALAMFVWSLAAMLHAAVGSVMGFAMVRALLGIGEGGNFPAAIKTTAEWFPRHERALATGIFNSGANIGAVFAPAIIPALAVALGWRAAFVIVGAIGLVWLVVWFFMYRQPDSRTHGDDLSHEKDEAEAADAGHAKAGAPGFKVLIRKRETWAFLIGKFLTDPVWWFYLFWLPKWLNESRGMDMQHIGLPLVVIYAITTVGSIGGGWISSALLRAGWSVNAARKTAMLICACCVLPIAFVSQVHDLWLAVAIVGLAAAAHQGWSANLFTTASDLFPRRAVGAVVGIGGMAGSIGGVLFSEVIGQVLQRTGQYWALFAIGALAYLVAFGVMHVLTPKMAPAKLDA from the coding sequence ATGCAAACAGCCGTCGTCGGCCTCGCACGCACCGCCAGCAGGTATCGGTGGACCGTGTGTGCGTTGCTCTTCTTTGCGACCGTCATCAACTACATGGACCGGCAGATCCTGGGTCTGCTCGCGCCCCTGCTTCAGCATGACATCGGCTGGACGCAGATCCAGTACGGGCGCATCGTCATCGCGTTTTCGGCGTTCTATGCGGTCGGGCTGTTGTGCTTCGGGCGTATCGTCGACTGGCTCGGCACCCGGCTGTCGTACGCACTGGCGATGTTCGTCTGGAGCCTGGCCGCGATGCTGCATGCGGCGGTCGGTTCGGTGATGGGATTCGCGATGGTTCGCGCGCTGCTCGGCATCGGCGAGGGCGGCAACTTCCCGGCTGCGATCAAGACGACGGCGGAATGGTTTCCGCGCCACGAGCGCGCGCTCGCCACTGGTATTTTTAATTCAGGCGCGAATATCGGCGCGGTGTTCGCGCCCGCCATCATTCCGGCGCTCGCCGTGGCGCTGGGCTGGCGCGCGGCGTTCGTGATCGTCGGCGCAATCGGCCTCGTATGGCTCGTGGTCTGGTTCTTCATGTATCGCCAGCCCGACAGCCGCACGCACGGCGACGACCTTTCGCACGAAAAGGACGAAGCGGAAGCTGCCGACGCCGGCCATGCCAAGGCGGGCGCGCCGGGCTTCAAGGTGCTGATCCGCAAGCGCGAAACGTGGGCCTTCCTCATCGGCAAGTTCCTGACCGACCCGGTGTGGTGGTTCTACCTGTTCTGGCTGCCGAAGTGGCTCAACGAATCGCGCGGCATGGACATGCAGCACATCGGCCTGCCGCTCGTCGTGATCTATGCGATCACCACGGTGGGCAGTATCGGCGGCGGCTGGATTTCGTCGGCGCTGCTGCGCGCGGGCTGGAGTGTGAATGCAGCACGCAAAACCGCGATGTTGATCTGTGCATGCTGCGTACTGCCGATTGCATTCGTTTCGCAGGTCCACGATCTGTGGCTCGCCGTGGCGATCGTCGGTCTCGCGGCGGCGGCGCATCAGGGATGGTCGGCGAATCTCTTCACGACGGCTTCGGACTTGTTCCCGCGTCGTGCGGTGGGCGCCGTGGTCGGCATCGGCGGAATGGCAGGGTCGATCGGCGGCGTGCTGTTCTCGGAAGTGATCGGCCAGGTTCTGCAACGTACCGGCCAGTACTGGGCGCTCTTTGCGATCGGCGCGCTGGCTTACCTCGTCGCGTTCGGCGTCATGCATGTGCTGACGCCGAAAATGGCGCCCGCCAAACTCGACGCCTGA
- a CDS encoding cold-shock protein, whose translation MATGTVKWFNDAKGFGFITPDDGGEDLFAHFSEIQSKGFKSLQENQKVSFEVKQGPKGKQASTIQPL comes from the coding sequence ATGGCAACAGGTACCGTCAAGTGGTTTAACGATGCAAAGGGTTTTGGTTTCATTACGCCGGACGACGGCGGTGAGGACCTGTTTGCACATTTCTCCGAAATCCAGTCCAAGGGTTTCAAGTCGCTTCAGGAAAACCAGAAGGTGAGCTTCGAAGTCAAGCAAGGCCCCAAGGGCAAGCAGGCTTCGACGATCCAGCCGCTGTAA